The following are encoded in a window of Sphingobium sp. AP49 genomic DNA:
- the mnmA gene encoding tRNA 2-thiouridine(34) synthase MnmA: MQPEFQLSEPLSQRRIVVAMSGGVDSSVVAALAARTGAEVIGVTLQLYDHGAAVGRTGSCCAGQDIRDARAVADRIGIAHYVFDYESQFRDSVIADFADEYMAGRTPIPCVKCNMGVKFTDLFQIARDLGADCLATGHYVRRVEGPQGAELHRAADPARDQSYFLFATTQAQLDYLRFPLGGLPKAQVREIAAELGLAVALKPDSQDICFVPDGDYAKIVRKLRPDADEGGDIVHVDGRILGRHKGLIHYTVGQRKGLEIGGQPDPLYVVRLDAEARRVIVGPKAALAVAGAILTDINWLGGDFTGPLTAKVRSMAKPVPARLDGDRLVFDAPEYGVAPGQAAVLYAGDRVLGGGWIASTQAALAQAA; encoded by the coding sequence ATGCAGCCTGAATTCCAGCTTTCCGAGCCGCTCTCGCAGCGGCGCATCGTCGTTGCCATGTCCGGTGGCGTGGACAGCAGCGTCGTCGCCGCGCTGGCCGCGCGGACGGGCGCCGAAGTGATCGGTGTGACGCTTCAGCTTTACGATCATGGCGCTGCCGTCGGCCGTACCGGCAGCTGCTGTGCAGGGCAGGATATCCGCGACGCGCGCGCGGTCGCCGATCGTATCGGTATCGCTCACTATGTCTTTGATTATGAAAGCCAGTTTCGGGATTCGGTGATAGCCGACTTTGCCGATGAATATATGGCGGGGCGCACCCCCATTCCCTGCGTGAAATGCAATATGGGGGTGAAATTCACCGACCTGTTCCAGATCGCGCGTGATCTGGGCGCGGACTGTCTTGCGACCGGCCATTATGTCCGTCGCGTCGAAGGGCCGCAGGGGGCCGAATTGCACCGTGCCGCCGATCCGGCCCGTGACCAGAGCTATTTTTTGTTTGCCACGACTCAGGCGCAGCTCGATTATCTGCGTTTCCCGCTAGGTGGCCTGCCCAAGGCCCAGGTCCGCGAAATCGCGGCCGAACTGGGGCTGGCGGTCGCGCTTAAGCCCGACAGCCAGGACATTTGCTTCGTGCCGGACGGCGACTATGCCAAGATCGTCCGCAAGCTGCGCCCCGATGCGGACGAGGGGGGCGATATCGTCCATGTCGACGGTCGCATCCTCGGTCGCCACAAAGGTTTGATTCATTATACGGTAGGGCAGCGCAAGGGGCTGGAAATCGGCGGCCAGCCCGATCCACTCTATGTCGTGCGTCTTGATGCAGAGGCGCGCCGCGTGATTGTCGGGCCAAAGGCGGCACTGGCGGTTGCGGGCGCGATCTTGACCGACATCAACTGGTTAGGCGGTGATTTTACCGGCCCCCTGACCGCCAAGGTCCGTTCGATGGCCAAGCCGGTGCCCGCGCGGCTCGACGGCGATCGTCTGGTCTTCGACGCGCCGGAATATGGCGTCGCACCGGGGCAAGCGGCCGTGCTCTACGCCGGCGATCGCGTTCTGGGCGGCGGCTGGATCGCAAGCACGCAGGCAGCGCTGGCACAGGCCGCCTGA
- the hisG gene encoding ATP phosphoribosyltransferase — MTRPITFAIPKGRILEEALPLLAKAGIEPEAEFHDKKSRALRFATNRPDVSIIRVRAFDVATFVAHGAAQIGIVGSDVVDEFDYSELYAPVDLNIGHCRLSVAEPADAGDEDQAAMSHVRVATKYPHLTRKYYEARGLQAECVKLNGAMELAPSLGLSRRIVDLVSSGATLKANGLVETAIIMPVSARLIVNRAAYKMRSADLTTLVEAFRKAVEVRNAA, encoded by the coding sequence ATGACTCGCCCGATCACCTTCGCCATCCCCAAGGGGCGCATCCTCGAAGAGGCGCTACCCCTGCTCGCCAAAGCCGGTATCGAACCGGAGGCGGAATTCCATGACAAGAAGAGCCGGGCGCTGCGTTTCGCCACTAATCGGCCAGACGTGTCGATCATCCGCGTGCGCGCTTTCGATGTTGCGACCTTCGTCGCCCATGGCGCAGCCCAGATCGGCATCGTCGGTTCCGACGTCGTGGACGAGTTCGACTATTCCGAACTTTACGCCCCCGTCGACCTCAATATCGGCCATTGCCGCCTGTCGGTTGCCGAACCGGCGGATGCGGGCGACGAGGATCAGGCAGCGATGAGCCATGTCCGCGTCGCCACCAAATATCCGCATCTTACCCGCAAATATTATGAGGCGCGGGGCCTTCAGGCCGAATGCGTGAAGCTGAATGGCGCGATGGAACTGGCGCCTTCGCTCGGCCTGTCGCGTCGCATTGTCGACCTTGTGTCCTCGGGCGCCACGCTCAAGGCCAATGGTCTGGTGGAGACCGCGATCATCATGCCGGTCTCGGCGCGGCTGATCGTCAATCGCGCCGCCTACAAGATGCGCTCGGCCGATCTTACCACGCTGGTGGAGGCGTTTCGCAAGGCGGTGGAGGTGCGCAATGCCGCTTAG